GGAATACGTCATGTGCACGCATACGCTCGTCACCATTATTTAGTTTAAGATCGAGGAAAGCGAGAATATCTTTATGGAATACATCAAGGTAGACAGCGACAGCACCTTTACGTGTTCCAAGTTGATCTACACTGACTGCTGTATTGTTCAATTGGCGAATCCAAGGAATTACGCCGGAGCTAGTGTTCTTATGGCCACGGATATCCGAACCCCGTGCCCGTACTTTACCAAGGTAGACGCCGATACCGCCACCCATTTTGCTAAGGCGCGCTACGTCTGTATTGGAATCAAAGATACCCTCTAGGGAATCGTCTACCGTATCAATGAAGCAGCTGGATAGCTGTCCAGCGACCTTTTTGCCGGCATTGGACATTGTAGGGGTAGCAGCTGTCATGTAGATGTTGCTCATAGCCCAGTAAGCTTCTTTTACAAGCTCAAGACGTTTCTCAGCTGGTTCACGGTGCATCAGGTACATAGCAATAATCATATAACGTTCTTGTGGAAGCTCCATTACACGGCCGTCAAAATCATGCGCCAAATAACGGTCGGATAGCGTAAGCAGACCGATATAGTCAAACAAAAGATCGCGTGTATAATCGATACACCCACCTAGTTCGATAATTTGTTCTTTGGTGTAATGACTTAGAAGCTCTTCACGATAGATTCCTTTTTTTACGAGATCCGTAATTAGCGGGTACAGCTCACCGTAAGGCTCTTCTGGATAAGCTTTATAGCGGCGATGAACGGCTGCTTTTTTATAAAGGGTAGTCAGAAGGGCACGGGCAGCTGCAAACTTCCAAGTAGGCTCTTCTTTCGTTACAAGCTCTAGAGCACTCATGGTGAAGGCATTGCTAATTTCTTCTCCGCTTACGGAGTCACGACGCAGTTTGGAAATTACTCCCCGCAGCAATGTTTCTTTATTTAGTTGATCAAGACCTTCTAAGATACGGTCGGCGTATACGGAAAGGCGCTTCTCATCAAAAGCCAGTTGGCGATTATCTGGTTTTACTACGAATTGTGGCATGGTTATTTCATCCCTTCTTATTTTGGATTAATTTTGAATATCAAAAATTGATATATTATAGCGCAGTAGGCTGCCACAGAAAGACCTCCGAGCCGTTCGTACTGGCCGGAATGTCGATTATGCGTTGGTTAGAGCTTCCTCGGTAAGGAAGTGTAGTATCTTTCAATTCTTCTATAAAACGTCCATCTATTAATACCTGACACTGTGTAAGTAGATTCCACTCCGGCGAACCGGGAAGGGCGGTTAGTTCCTCATACGTATAACCACTGTAAATCCAGATGGGGAAGCCAGGGAGCACGGCGCGAAGCTCATGAATGAACCCAAGTACCTCTTCTGCCGAGAAAAAAGGATCGCCGCCTGCCAGTGTTAGACCATCCAGCAAAGGGTTAGCGGCGATTTCTGCAATGATTTCATGTTGACGTTCTAAGGTGAAGGCTTCTCCATATTTAAAGTTCCATGTCTCGGGATTAAAGCATCCCGGGCAACGATGACGGCAGCCGCTGATGAAGAGGACGGCCCGCATGCCCTCTCCCTCGTTAATCGACTCCGGATAGTATCCGCAAATATTCATAGATGCTTAACGCGATCCCGTACTTCGGCTTGTTTGGCGGCATTGAAGCGGGTCTGATAGTCGCCAGTTAAATAACCTGTAACTCTGCGCAAACGACGGATGTGCACGTCATTCTCATGTGCGTTGCAGGAAGGACAGTTTGTCCCAATTACGCCTTCGTATCCGCAGCTGGAGCAGCGGTCAATCGGATGGTTAATGCTGAAGTAGCTGACCTGTTGTTCTAGTGCATATTTAATGATTTTGATAAAAGCAGATGGATTGCTGCGGGCATTGCCATTTAATTCGACATAAGAAATAGCCCCGGCATTGCAGTATTCATGGAAAGGAGCTTCCAAGCTGATCTTCTGAGCAGCACCTAGATCGTAGTATACAGGGATGTGGAAAGAGTTCGTATAATACTCACGGTCAGTTACGCCCGGAATAGAACCCAGTACCTTGCGATCAATCTTGGTGAATTTGCCGGACAGGCCCTCTGCTGGTGTTGCGAACAAGGTAATGTTGAGATTAAGTTCCTCACTTTTAAGGTCGCAATACTCCCGCATGTGACGCACGATAGCCACAGCCTTGGCATGGACTTCCATATGCTCGCCATGGTGTTTGCCGTACATGGCTTTCATGCATTCCGCCATACCGATGAAGCCAAGCGACAGACTACCATGCTTCAGCAGTTCGCCTACAGAGTCTTCAGGAGCGAGATTTTCGCCGCCTTCCCAGACGCCTTCTCGCATCATGAAATCGGATGCTTTAGCTTTTTGCGCGCTTTGGATGTGGAACCGATGAAGAAGTCCTTCCAGCGCAATATCCATATAGTGGTTTAGATCCTCATAGAAGCCAGCTTCATCTGCGACGGTACGTCGGCCTGTTACTGTGCCGTGTGCCAGACCGAGCCGAACCAGATTCAGTGTATTAAAGGAAAGGTTGCCCTTCCCGGAGCAATGATTACGCCCAAAACGGTCACCGAGCACTCGGGTGCGGCAGCCCATTGTAGCAAATTCCGTATCAGGATCACTTGGATCATAATACTGCAAGTTGAGCGGAGCGTCCAGATTAGCGAAGTTCGGATATAGTCTGCGTGCAGAACATTCCGCCGCTTTTAGGAACAATTCATAGTTAGGATCACCTTGCTGTTGATTGACTCCTTGCTTGCATTTGAAGATTTGAATCGGGAACACAGGTGTTTCTCCGCTGCCAAGTCCGTTCATCGTTGCT
This genomic stretch from Paenibacillus sp. FSL H7-0737 harbors:
- a CDS encoding anaerobic ribonucleoside triphosphate reductase; protein product: MTLLERQFNGTTNAREVLLEELIDLGRDIIDSRDLDLLRENANLNGESFSGKMSKFGSEYSKWYARNFTMPPQLVQAIDDNVVYVHDLDQYAIGTTNCIFIPFDKLLREGFNTGNGSVRPPNSIMTAMSLVAIIFQSQQNAQYGGVSANKLDYDLAPYVTKSFAKLFRKGLDYFDEGQANDSLGEITMSRIDLAELYPKAFRFALKETEIETLQAAESMVHNLNTMSSRSGGQIPFTSINYGTCTSPEGQLVISSLLTATMNGLGSGETPVFPIQIFKCKQGVNQQQGDPNYELFLKAAECSARRLYPNFANLDAPLNLQYYDPSDPDTEFATMGCRTRVLGDRFGRNHCSGKGNLSFNTLNLVRLGLAHGTVTGRRTVADEAGFYEDLNHYMDIALEGLLHRFHIQSAQKAKASDFMMREGVWEGGENLAPEDSVGELLKHGSLSLGFIGMAECMKAMYGKHHGEHMEVHAKAVAIVRHMREYCDLKSEELNLNITLFATPAEGLSGKFTKIDRKVLGSIPGVTDREYYTNSFHIPVYYDLGAAQKISLEAPFHEYCNAGAISYVELNGNARSNPSAFIKIIKYALEQQVSYFSINHPIDRCSSCGYEGVIGTNCPSCNAHENDVHIRRLRRVTGYLTGDYQTRFNAAKQAEVRDRVKHL
- the nrdG gene encoding anaerobic ribonucleoside-triphosphate reductase activating protein, which codes for MNICGYYPESINEGEGMRAVLFISGCRHRCPGCFNPETWNFKYGEAFTLERQHEIIAEIAANPLLDGLTLAGGDPFFSAEEVLGFIHELRAVLPGFPIWIYSGYTYEELTALPGSPEWNLLTQCQVLIDGRFIEELKDTTLPYRGSSNQRIIDIPASTNGSEVFLWQPTAL